The window CGCTGGTCAGCTGCAGGCCGGCAAGGCCGAGCAGGCCGATCGAAACCAGCACGACCGTGATCAGTACTTCAATGAGGGTGATGCCCGACTGGTGCCGGATATGTCCTGGAATCTTCACGACAGGCTTCCTGTTCATGTTCCACATGCCACATGGCTGAGCGTGGCCCGTCCCTGCGGATTGATGACGATCTGCCGGTTCTGGTCACCCGAACAGTCGGGAACAGACAGCAGGAATGACACCTGGCCACCACTGAGGAAGCCGCTGGGGGTATAGGAAATGAAGTTCGTGTTGCTGGCGAGCGTCGCCTCGCCGGACAAAGCCGGCAATACGCGCAGCACGGTATCGGGCGGCACTGCCGCATCGTCCACGGTGCCGAGGGCTCCGGCAGCATCCGTAAACACGATCCAGCCCGGCGTCCATACCGTAAACAGGCCGCCGACGGGATCACAGCTCTCGCCGTCGGTACTCGCACAGACAGACACCGGAATGCCGCGGGTTACCGCTTCGTTGCGGGCCAGCGCCAGCGCACCGACCAGTGCATTGCTCTGTTCGGCGGCGCGGTTGTTCTGCAGAAAATCACGAAAAGCGGGAATGGCCATCGCACTGAGAATTGCCACGATGGACAGCGCGGCCAGCAGCTCAATGGCTGTCATGCCCCGATGGCCTGAAACCAGACCGGTACGCCGTGTATGCAGGCAGGAACGAAACACCCGTCATCTCCGCGTCTTCCAGATGGGTGCAACTATGGCGATCGAGGCCCGCGGAGACCGTGACGCACTTCCGTTTTCCACGGAAAAATCCATATTTTTCATCAGCTTACAACCGCTCGTCGGCAGAAACGACCGCTTGTCCCTTATGTCGCAGGGACATGCTAGCCTTGCCCGCCCTGCCGAACGGAGACCTTGACCATGACCAAAGCGAGCGCCCGCCACATCCTCGTCGACGACAAAAGCAGCTGCGAAGCCCTGAAGTCCCGCATCGAAGCAGGCGAGGACTTTGCCGATATCGCCCGTGAACACTCCAACTGTCCCTCCGGACAACAGGGTGGTGATCTCGGCGAGTTCCGGCCGGGGCAGATGGTGAAGGAATTTGATCAGGTGGTATTCAGCGCCGAGGTCGGCAAGGTACACGGTCCGGTACAGACACAGTTTGGCTACCATCTGATCGAAATCACGCAACGCACGGCCTGATGGCTGCCGGCCTGTCATGAGAACGGAGCGGCAATTTGTACTCGGCGTGGATCTCGACGGCGTGGTCGCGGATTTTGCGCGCGGGCTGAAGCCTGTCGCTGCCGAGTGGCTGGGCCTCGCCGAACAGCAACTGACCGATGAGATCAGTTATGGCTTCGGCGAATGGGGGCTGGAGGCTGCCGGGGGCTACGATGCCCTGCATCGTTTTGCGGTGAAGGAACGCGAGCTGTTCGCGCGCCTGCCGCCGGTCAGCGGTGCACCGGCGGCGTTGCGCCGACTCGACACCATCCCCGAAGTCCGCATCCGCATCATCACCCACCGCCTGTATATCCATTGGTTCCACAAGGAAGCGATCCGGCAGACCACCGAGTGGCTGGAGCGACACGGCATTCCCTACTGGGACCTGTGCTTCATGCGCGACAAGGCAGCCGTCGGTGCCGACCTGTATCTGGAGGACAGTCCCGACAACATCAGGGCGCTGCGCGCCACCGGTCATGAAACCATCGTCGTGGTGAATTCAACCAACCGCGAGCTTCCACCGCCGCGCGCAACCGACTGGGATGGCATCGAGCGGCTGGTGCGTGAGCGGGTTGCACTCTGGCGGCAGCAAGGTTGAAGCTGCATAAGCGGTAACTTTGCAGAGATTGCCGACTTGTTGGTCACAGCGGCGCGGCGCAGGATTTGCCGCAATGATCTCCCGACTCATCGCCGCCTGGCCCCTGGAACGCTATCAGCTGTGGCTCACCTACGCCGATGGCACCGAAGGTGTCGTCGACCTCGAGGAACAACTGGCGCCCTGGTCGCTGGAAACATTGCGCGATGTCCGCGAGTTCCGGAAGCTGCGCATCGATCGCAGCCGCAGCCTGATCGTCTGGCCCGGCGGGGTCGATCTGGATACGCATACCCTGTACCGGGAACTCAGACGCCGGCGTTGCCGCAAGACGGCTGGCAGATGATCCTGGCAACCCCATGCAATAATTCCGCGCATGTCCGGAACCCCTGCGAATTCGCGCGATCATGGCGTACGAGTGATACGTAGCGAAGAGGTCAGCCAGGGTGGTGCCGGAGATCTTGCTGTCCGGCTTGTAGCCGAACTCAGCCACGCACCAGGCGGCCACGGCACACTGGCTGCCCGCAGCCTGGAACTTGCGCCCGGCGCCAGTCAGGCACCTCCTCATCAGGGGCCCACCGAAAGCGTCATCTGCGTGATCAGCGGCCGGGCCACGATCCGCTGGGGCGAGAGCCTGGAGTCCTGTTGCACCGCCGGGCCCGGCGATCTGGTTGTCATCCCGGCCCGGGTACCGCATCAGGAAGATAATGCCGGCGGTACAGAAGCGCTGCGCTATCTGCTACTGACCACCTGAAAGGTGCCGCACCTAAAAGGTGCCAGATTTATTTTTTCTCCGCTAAAAAGGTGCCATAAAAAGGTGCCAGATTTATTTTTTCCGTTGAGAAAAAATAAATCTGGCACCTTTTTAGCGTGGCACCTTTTTAGCGGCACCTTTCAGGCACCAAGACGCAGCGGCAAGGTGCGCAATCTCTGCCCCGTTGCCGCAAACACCGCATTGGCAACCGCAGGGGCGATCGGCGGCACGCCCGGCTCGCCCACACCGCTCGGCTCTGTACCCCCGGGCACGATGTGCACATCGATGGCTGGTGAGTCAGCCATGCGCAGCACGCGGTAGTCGTGGAAGTTGCTCTGCTGTACGGCGCCGTCCTTGATGCTGATCTCGCCATACAGCGCCGCAGACAGGCCAAACAGGATCCCGCCCTCCATCTGCTGACGCACGATGTCAGGGTTGATCACCAGTCCGCAATCCACGGCACAGCTCACGCGATGCACGCGAATGGCGTCATCAGCGCCGATACTGATCTCTGCAACATGAGCAACGATGGTACCGAAGGCTTCCTGTATCGCGATTCCCCGGTGGCGGCCCGGAACCTGCGTGGCCCAGCCGGATTTCTCCAGCACCAGATCGAGTACGGCGAGGTGGCGCGGCGCCGCCGCCAGATAACGTCGGCGAAAGGCTGCGGGGTCCTGTCCAGCTGCAGCCGCGAGCTCGTCGATGAAACTCTCGATGACAAAAGCCGTATACGAGTGACCGACCGAGCGCCACAGCGTCACCGGAACGCCGGGGTTCCAGTCGGCCAGGTCGATCTGCACATTCGGAATCGCATAGGGCATGGATCGCGCGCCGGCACGCGCCGACTCCGAACCCCTGAAGCGATCGAGCAGGCTGGTGACGCCGTCACTGAAGCCGCCGGTTACGGATTGCGGCATCCACTCCGGTGCAAGCACGTCAAGCGCGACCGGAACAACCAGCCGGTTCAGGTTTGTGGCGACCAGTCGATGCTGCCAGGCCAGCGGCTCGCCGTCGGCATTCAGCGCGGCGCGCAGGCGATGCAGCGTCGCCTCGCGATAGAGACCTTGACGCATATCGTCTTCACGCGTCCACATCAGCTTCACGGGGCGCGTGGTGTGCCGCGCAATTTCCACCGCCTCGACGACATACTCCATGGTCGCACGCCGCCCGAAACCACCGCCGGCGTAGGTTGTATGCACCCGCACCTGCTCCCGGGGCAGCCCCGACATGTCGCAGATCACCTGGCGCACCATGTCGGGTCCCTGACTCGGCACCCAGGCCTCACATCCGCCGTCATGGAACCAGATCGTGGCATTCATCGGCTCGAGCGTGGCGTGCGCCAGATAGGGCAGCCAGTACTCCGCCTCCACCAACCGCGCAGCGGCTTGCAGTGCCTGATCCGTATCGCCGTCATCACGCACCCGGTGCGTGTCGGCGGCATCGAGCTGCTTCCCCTGCTCCACCCGGATCGATGCGCTGCTGATGCCGGCGAGCGGACCCGTACTCCATTCAATGGTGAGCGCGTTCGCACCCTGTTGCGCATGCCAGAAAGTCTCGCCAAGCACGGCGACGCCGGTATGCACAGCCCGCACGTCAACGATGCCCGGTAGCGCACGCGCCGCAGTCGCATCATGGCCAAGTGCTTGTGCAAGCAGACGCGGTGGGCGGGCGATCACGGCGACGAGCAGATCCGGGAGTTGCGTATCCACGCCGTATGTCGCGCGACCGGTGAGTTTCGGCAGGATATCCGGCCGCGGTACCGTGGTCCCGATCCACCGCCAGCGACCGGGCTCCCTGAGCGGCGCCTTGTCAGGCACCGGCAGGCGCGCCGCCGCTGTTGCAAGTTCGGCATAAGCCAGACGCCTGTTGCCGCGCCGGTCGATGACTCCCGCTGCACCATCGGTATCGAGTGCGGCCACATCGGTCTGCCACTTGTTCGCGGCTGCCTGCAGCAGCATCTGCCGGGCCCGCGCACCGGTCTCCCGGATCGGCAGCCAGCGGGTGCGCGTGGTCTTGCTCTCGCCCGTCATTTGCAGCGGATCCTGGAACAGCGGATTGATCGCCGCTAAACGCAGCGTGATCTGCGCCGGCGACACATCGAGTTCCTCGGCCAGCAGGGTGGCGAAACCGGTCATCACACCCTGACCAAGTTCGGCCTTGTCGACCTGCAGAACGATGTCGCCCCCGGGCGTGATCTGCAGCCAGGCGTTCGGCGAGAGGTTACCGGGCGTTTCCGGCGCCGGCGTCCGGTTGCGGGCCGGGCGCAGCCAGGTCAGTGCGAGGCCACCACCGGCCAGCACCGCCGTACTGATCAGCAGCTTGCGACGACTCAGGGACATGAAAAAGGTGCCAGATTTATTTTCATGGGAGGAAAGGAAAGGTAGCTCTTACGGAAAATAAATCTGGCACCTTTTTATGGCACCTTTTTATGGGCTACCAGGGTATGGGCTTGCCATCGACATTGACCGGTACGCCCTTGTCCTCGAGTGTGAGCGCCGCAACCATCGCGTAAAGTGCCGCCGCGCTGTCGGCCGGCGTCAGTTTGTCACCCTTGTAGCCGGACGCGACAAGCATATCCGTGTCGACCATGCCGGGGGCCACAATGGCCACGATGATGCCGCGACTCCGCAGGTCGTTGCGCAGCGCACGCATGCCCATGTTCATGGCCGCCTTGCTCATCTGGTAGAAATAAAAGCGCGACATCCGGGCCATGATTGTCAGCGAACCGAGCCCGCTGGTCATGCCGATGATCTTTTTCTGCTCGCTGGCAGCGACGTTCTCGACAAAGGCCTCGGACAGTTTCAGTGGTCCGTAGGCGTTGGTCTTCATGACTTCAACGAACATGTCCTGATCGAGGTTGCCAAACTGCTGCCTGGCAATTGGTTCACCGAGCCAGGCGGCATTGTTGAACAGCACATCGACGGGAACCCCGCGGTACTTTTCCGCAAGCTTGCCGATCTCCCTGAGATCGGTCACGTCGAGTTTCTCGACCAGGACCTTCGGATTGCCGGCGGCAAGTGCCTGCAGTTCCTTGGCCTTCGAAGGCGTGCGGCAGGTTGCAATCACGTTCCAGCCCTTTGCCGCGTACTCCTGCGCCAGGGCCAGGCCCACACCACGATTCGAACCGGTCAGCAGGATGGTCGGGCTGTCCGGATCCCGGACCTTTGCCGCGTGGAGCGGCGAGAACGCCAGCAGGGTCAGAACCAGTACGAGGCCGCAGCGGAGTTCTTTCGTATTCATCAAGTCTCCCGGATGATTTTGACGGGCTACAGAAAGCAGTCCTCAAATATACAAGCACCGCTGCGGAACAGGGCGGACCTGATTCGGGTTTAACCGCTGCGTGCCCGCGCACCGCCACCGCGGTTACCGCGATAGCGGTTCTGGCGCTGGCCCTGACCGGCACCCTGGCCATGACGCTGTCCGTCACGGTGCTGATGCGCCTGGTTACCGCGCGTGTCCTGCTCCGGCTGCGCGGGACGACCCGGACGCACCGGTGGCTCGGAAATCTTCGGCAACTGTGCACGCAGGAGCGGACGCCCCAGCAGGCGTTCGATGTCCTTGAGCTGCCCACGCTCGTCGGCCGATACCAGCGAGACCGCTACACCACTGGCGCCGGCCCGGCCGGTGCGTCCGATGCGGTGCACGTAGTCCTCGGGAACATTCGGCAGTTCGTAATTGATGACACAGGGCAGCTGGTCGATATCAAGGCCGCGCGATGCGACTTCGGTGGCCACCAGTGCCGTCACCTTCCCCTGCTTGAAATCATTCAGCGCCTTGGTACGCGCAGACTGGCTCTTGTTGCCATGAA of the Chromatiales bacterium genome contains:
- a CDS encoding GspH/FimT family pseudopilin → MTAIELLAALSIVAILSAMAIPAFRDFLQNNRAAEQSNALVGALALARNEAVTRGIPVSVCASTDGESCDPVGGLFTVWTPGWIVFTDAAGALGTVDDAAVPPDTVLRVLPALSGEATLASNTNFISYTPSGFLSGGQVSFLLSVPDCSGDQNRQIVINPQGRATLSHVACGT
- a CDS encoding peptidylprolyl isomerase yields the protein MTKASARHILVDDKSSCEALKSRIEAGEDFADIAREHSNCPSGQQGGDLGEFRPGQMVKEFDQVVFSAEVGKVHGPVQTQFGYHLIEITQRTA
- a CDS encoding 5'-nucleotidase, with translation MRTERQFVLGVDLDGVVADFARGLKPVAAEWLGLAEQQLTDEISYGFGEWGLEAAGGYDALHRFAVKERELFARLPPVSGAPAALRRLDTIPEVRIRIITHRLYIHWFHKEAIRQTTEWLERHGIPYWDLCFMRDKAAVGADLYLEDSPDNIRALRATGHETIVVVNSTNRELPPPRATDWDGIERLVRERVALWRQQG
- a CDS encoding DUF2442 domain-containing protein, producing MISRLIAAWPLERYQLWLTYADGTEGVVDLEEQLAPWSLETLRDVREFRKLRIDRSRSLIVWPGGVDLDTHTLYRELRRRRCRKTAGR
- a CDS encoding cupin domain-containing protein — protein: MSGTPANSRDHGVRVIRSEEVSQGGAGDLAVRLVAELSHAPGGHGTLAARSLELAPGASQAPPHQGPTESVICVISGRATIRWGESLESCCTAGPGDLVVIPARVPHQEDNAGGTEALRYLLLTT
- a CDS encoding xanthine dehydrogenase family protein molybdopterin-binding subunit; translation: MSLSRRKLLISTAVLAGGGLALTWLRPARNRTPAPETPGNLSPNAWLQITPGGDIVLQVDKAELGQGVMTGFATLLAEELDVSPAQITLRLAAINPLFQDPLQMTGESKTTRTRWLPIRETGARARQMLLQAAANKWQTDVAALDTDGAAGVIDRRGNRRLAYAELATAAARLPVPDKAPLREPGRWRWIGTTVPRPDILPKLTGRATYGVDTQLPDLLVAVIARPPRLLAQALGHDATAARALPGIVDVRAVHTGVAVLGETFWHAQQGANALTIEWSTGPLAGISSASIRVEQGKQLDAADTHRVRDDGDTDQALQAAARLVEAEYWLPYLAHATLEPMNATIWFHDGGCEAWVPSQGPDMVRQVICDMSGLPREQVRVHTTYAGGGFGRRATMEYVVEAVEIARHTTRPVKLMWTREDDMRQGLYREATLHRLRAALNADGEPLAWQHRLVATNLNRLVVPVALDVLAPEWMPQSVTGGFSDGVTSLLDRFRGSESARAGARSMPYAIPNVQIDLADWNPGVPVTLWRSVGHSYTAFVIESFIDELAAAAGQDPAAFRRRYLAAAPRHLAVLDLVLEKSGWATQVPGRHRGIAIQEAFGTIVAHVAEISIGADDAIRVHRVSCAVDCGLVINPDIVRQQMEGGILFGLSAALYGEISIKDGAVQQSNFHDYRVLRMADSPAIDVHIVPGGTEPSGVGEPGVPPIAPAVANAVFAATGQRLRTLPLRLGA
- a CDS encoding SDR family oxidoreductase; translation: MNTKELRCGLVLVLTLLAFSPLHAAKVRDPDSPTILLTGSNRGVGLALAQEYAAKGWNVIATCRTPSKAKELQALAAGNPKVLVEKLDVTDLREIGKLAEKYRGVPVDVLFNNAAWLGEPIARQQFGNLDQDMFVEVMKTNAYGPLKLSEAFVENVAASEQKKIIGMTSGLGSLTIMARMSRFYFYQMSKAAMNMGMRALRNDLRSRGIIVAIVAPGMVDTDMLVASGYKGDKLTPADSAAALYAMVAALTLEDKGVPVNVDGKPIPW